A genome region from Caretta caretta isolate rCarCar2 chromosome 22, rCarCar1.hap1, whole genome shotgun sequence includes the following:
- the UPK2 gene encoding uroplakin-2 has protein sequence MEAAGARGTGVGSDSQEYVSGGDLGAGARHCTAREQSLKPHGWSLPPATQGLKFDPISPVLSDFNISSFSSVLFPAFAESFLMAVPLCQFTGAHASIHITHLNGTTDIRHFTVPPCCGRHDLVNLMDSNGGFTLTRLDAYQVTNLVLTGSLALSISYSTPKKDPSRSTSNTVTMVTLERVDYRNTAVDISCSGVMVVITVLLSAGLIAVLAITGRK, from the exons atggaggcagcaggagccaggggCACTGGAGTAGGCAGCGACAGCCAGGAGTATGTGAGTGGTGGTGACCTTGGGGCCGGAGCCCGCCACTGTACAGCCAGGGAACAGAGCCTGAAGCCCCACGGCTGGAGCCTACCACCCGCCACTCAAGGTCTGAAGTTTGACCCCATCAGCCCTG TGCTTTCAGATTTCAACATCTCCAGCTTTTCCAGTGTGCTCTTTCCAGCATTTGCTGAGAGCTTCTTGATGGCAGTGCCCCTGTGCCAGTTCACTGGGGCACACGCCAGCATCCATATCACACATCTCAATGGAACCACAG atATCAGGCACTTCACTGTGCCCCCATGCTGCGGCAGGCATGACCTGGTCAACCTAATGGACAGCAATGGTGGGTTCACATTGACAAGACTGGATGCTTATCAGGTCACAAACCTAGTCCTCACCGGCTCTTTGGCTCTTAG CAtttcttactccacccccaaaaaGGACCCTTCTAGATCCACAAGCAACACTGTCACCATGGTCACTCTGGAGC GAGTGGATTACAGGAACACAGCTGTGGACATCTCATGCAGTGGGGTCATGGTGGTGATCACGGTTCTGCTCTCCGCAGGCCTCATTGCTGTGCTGGCAATCACAGGCCGCAAGTGA